In one Candidatus Binatia bacterium genomic region, the following are encoded:
- the rpsT gene encoding 30S ribosomal protein S20, producing MPHHKSAVKRMRTSKRDRTKNIAVRSELKTLLKRMSDQPTNTDVMKLTVSELDRAVKKGVLKKAVANRRKSRLAKAANRATAKK from the coding sequence ATGCCGCACCACAAGTCAGCCGTGAAGCGCATGCGCACGAGCAAGCGGGATCGGACCAAGAACATCGCGGTCCGCTCAGAGTTGAAGACGCTTCTCAAGAGAATGTCGGATCAGCCTACCAATACGGACGTTATGAAGCTTACCGTTTCCGAGCTGGACCGCGCCGTCAAGAAGGGCGTGCTCAAGAAGGCGGTCGCGAACCGCCGGAAGTCGCGCCTGGCGAAAGCCGCGAACCGGGCGACCGCGAAGAAGTAG
- the dapA gene encoding 4-hydroxy-tetrahydrodipicolinate synthase, whose product MSERSGIFEGVGVALVTPFRGGAVDRDALAALAGGLVARGVRALYPCGCTGEATSLTREERAAVIRIAVEAARGKAAVVAGTGTAVTDETIEFSREAIRLGADAVMVITPYSIRPTQEGLIAHYRAVADAIDRPMVLYNVPTRTGANILPETVARLGEHPRIAAIKEASGSLDQASQIRGRSDITILAGDDALYLPLLSIGAKGVVSVAGHLTPEDLVLMGNHHRAGRVAEAEAIHRRLYPLFKALFLETSPAPVKYALSALGSIAPDLRLPLVGLKPDTVRAVDAALDGLGLRAPARAAH is encoded by the coding sequence ATGAGCGAGCGAAGCGGGATCTTCGAGGGAGTGGGCGTCGCGCTGGTCACGCCGTTCCGCGGCGGGGCAGTGGACCGTGATGCGCTGGCCGCCTTGGCCGGCGGACTGGTCGCGCGCGGCGTGCGCGCGCTCTATCCGTGCGGATGCACGGGCGAGGCGACCTCGCTCACGCGCGAGGAGCGCGCGGCCGTGATCCGGATCGCGGTCGAGGCGGCGCGCGGCAAGGCCGCCGTCGTGGCCGGGACCGGCACGGCGGTCACCGACGAGACGATCGAATTCTCGCGCGAGGCGATCCGCCTGGGCGCGGACGCCGTGATGGTGATCACGCCGTATTCGATCCGGCCCACCCAGGAGGGGCTGATCGCCCATTACCGCGCGGTGGCGGACGCGATCGACCGCCCGATGGTCCTGTACAACGTCCCGACGCGCACCGGGGCCAACATCCTCCCCGAGACCGTCGCGCGCCTGGGTGAACATCCGCGCATCGCGGCGATCAAGGAGGCGAGCGGCTCGCTGGACCAGGCCAGCCAGATCCGCGGCCGCTCCGACATCACGATCCTCGCGGGGGACGACGCGCTCTACCTGCCGCTGCTTTCGATCGGAGCGAAAGGCGTCGTCTCGGTCGCGGGGCACCTGACGCCGGAGGATCTGGTGTTGATGGGGAACCACCACCGCGCGGGACGCGTCGCGGAGGCCGAGGCGATCCACCGCCGCCTCTACCCGCTCTTCAAGGCGCTCTTCCTCGAGACCAGCCCGGCTCCGGTCAAGTACGCCCTCTCCGCCCTCGGATCGATCGCTCCGGACCTCCGGCTGCCGCTGGTCGGGCTGAAGCCCGACACGGTCCGGGCCGTGGACGCAGCCCTGGACGGCCTGGGCCTTCGCGCGCCGGCGCGCGCCGCGCACTAG
- the xerD gene encoding site-specific tyrosine recombinase XerD: MTPAPRNKPGAAEPEIKRAKSVLGPLLERFRDHLAEERRLSVNTVRAYGRDLAQYDRYLAGQGRREPSAVSPADIERYVAAAGWSASTVARKIAALRSFHEFLRRRGLARDNPALPVRPPRRSRPLPDVLAVEQIEALLKAPGGESPQSVRDRALLETAYATGLRASELVKLALEEVDLEEGLVRCVGKRQRERIVPFGSQARAALVRYLDGARPLLVRQRAERAVFVTRLGRPFTRMGYWKLLRGYALAAGIDRAVSPHTLRHSCATHLLEGGCDLRVVQEFLGHRSIETTQIYTHLDRNYLREVHAKFHPRA, encoded by the coding sequence TTGACCCCCGCCCCGAGGAACAAGCCGGGCGCCGCCGAGCCCGAGATCAAGCGCGCGAAGAGCGTTCTCGGCCCGCTCCTCGAGCGCTTCCGGGACCATCTGGCCGAGGAGCGGCGCCTCAGCGTGAACACCGTGCGCGCCTACGGCCGCGATCTGGCGCAGTACGACCGCTACCTCGCGGGCCAGGGACGCCGGGAGCCCTCGGCGGTCTCTCCGGCCGACATCGAGCGCTACGTGGCCGCGGCCGGCTGGTCGGCCTCCACCGTGGCGCGGAAGATCGCGGCGCTCCGCTCCTTCCACGAGTTCTTGCGCCGGCGGGGGCTCGCGAGAGACAATCCCGCGCTTCCGGTCCGCCCGCCGCGACGCTCGCGCCCTCTGCCCGACGTGCTCGCGGTGGAGCAGATCGAGGCGCTCCTGAAGGCGCCGGGCGGCGAGTCGCCGCAGTCGGTGCGCGACCGGGCGCTCCTCGAGACGGCGTACGCGACCGGCCTCCGCGCGAGCGAGCTGGTGAAGCTGGCCCTGGAAGAGGTCGACCTCGAGGAGGGGCTGGTTCGCTGCGTGGGGAAGCGGCAGCGGGAGCGCATCGTCCCCTTCGGGAGCCAGGCGCGCGCGGCGCTGGTCCGCTACCTGGACGGGGCGCGGCCGCTCCTGGTGCGGCAGCGCGCCGAGCGCGCGGTGTTCGTGACGCGCCTGGGCCGGCCGTTCACGCGGATGGGCTACTGGAAGCTCCTTCGCGGCTACGCACTGGCCGCGGGGATCGACCGGGCGGTTTCGCCGCACACGCTCCGGCATTCGTGCGCGACGCACCTCCTCGAAGGAGGCTGCGACCTGCGCGTCGTGCAGGAGTTCCTGGGGCACCGGTCGATCGAGACGACGCAGATCTACACCCATCTGGACCGGAACTACCTGCGCGAGGTCCACGCCAAGTTTCATCCGAGAGCCTGA
- a CDS encoding SNF2-related protein: MSRDGGHPRSPGFRVGDRVVHRAFGEGLIVEVRERDGFEVLEIAFSNGIRRLTSLYPLEPARGAGRATGPPAVASAPAAASVRLGLDLPTRGQFRIAPGAEDLVQRLLTGPYDAAREHELRLRVERYSLHRGFDRLLCLDRLHDVQHYGHQIQACATALRRMRGRALLADEVGLGKTIEAGLVLKEYLLRGLVQRALVLVPASLVEQWDQELRRKFDLEFAILKHGTPWWEEPLLLASMDTAKLLRHREKVAAASFDLVIVDEAHRLKNQKTLAWKFLDRLAPRYLLLLTATPVQNDLHELYNLVQLLRPGLLGTYRTFGREFMRRGDRRMPQNTQRLANLLSETMIRTTRASTSIRFPKREVTNVLFDQSPAERELYENVTRLVRRLVQTQKENRRGAIKLTLLTLQKEIGSSTFAAAPTLAKLLARETPGQARNELEALLQGARAIETNAKFEGIQKIVDSSRDKFVVFTQFRATLEFLARSLRGLGVKTAVFHGALSLREKEAAIAQFKDRARVLVSTEAGGEGRNLQFCHLLVNYDLPWNPMRIEQRIGRLHRLGQTHDVRVFNFTAKNTVENYVLEIVHEKINLFRAVIGDMDMVLGPYAEAGSFEDAVFTIWANAKGERDLEREFGKLGAALLVGRKRYEAVEDLDRKLLDGVENGDT; encoded by the coding sequence ATGAGCCGCGACGGCGGGCACCCGCGCTCGCCCGGATTCCGGGTGGGGGACCGCGTCGTGCACCGCGCGTTCGGCGAGGGGCTGATCGTCGAGGTTCGGGAGCGGGACGGCTTCGAAGTGCTCGAGATCGCCTTCTCGAACGGCATCCGCCGGCTGACGTCGCTCTATCCGCTCGAGCCGGCGCGCGGCGCGGGGCGCGCGACCGGGCCGCCGGCCGTCGCGTCGGCGCCGGCCGCCGCCTCGGTGCGCCTCGGCCTCGACCTGCCGACGCGGGGGCAGTTCCGCATCGCGCCCGGCGCCGAGGACCTGGTTCAGCGCCTCCTCACCGGGCCCTACGACGCGGCGCGCGAGCACGAGTTGCGCCTGCGCGTGGAGCGCTACTCGCTCCACCGCGGCTTCGACCGGCTTCTCTGCTTGGACCGCCTCCACGACGTTCAGCACTACGGCCACCAGATCCAGGCGTGCGCGACGGCGCTCCGCCGCATGCGGGGGCGCGCGCTCCTCGCCGACGAGGTGGGGCTGGGGAAGACGATCGAGGCGGGGCTCGTGCTCAAGGAGTACCTGCTCCGCGGCCTCGTCCAGCGCGCGCTGGTCCTGGTGCCCGCGTCGCTCGTCGAGCAGTGGGACCAGGAGCTGCGGCGGAAGTTCGATCTCGAGTTCGCCATCCTGAAGCACGGCACCCCCTGGTGGGAGGAGCCGCTTCTGCTCGCCTCGATGGACACGGCGAAGCTCCTGCGCCACCGGGAGAAGGTGGCCGCGGCTTCGTTCGATCTGGTGATCGTGGACGAGGCGCACCGGCTGAAGAACCAGAAGACGCTCGCCTGGAAGTTCCTCGACCGGCTGGCGCCGCGCTATCTGCTGCTCCTCACCGCGACGCCGGTGCAGAACGACCTGCACGAGCTGTACAACCTGGTCCAGCTGCTCCGCCCCGGGCTGCTCGGCACCTACCGCACGTTCGGCCGGGAGTTCATGCGGCGCGGCGACCGGCGCATGCCGCAGAACACCCAGCGCCTCGCGAACCTCCTCTCCGAGACGATGATCCGCACCACGCGCGCGAGCACCTCGATCCGCTTCCCGAAGCGCGAGGTCACGAACGTGCTATTCGACCAGAGTCCCGCCGAGCGGGAGCTGTACGAGAACGTGACCCGCCTCGTGCGCCGCCTGGTGCAGACGCAGAAGGAGAACCGGCGGGGGGCGATCAAGCTCACGCTCCTCACCCTGCAGAAGGAGATCGGCTCGAGCACGTTCGCCGCGGCGCCCACGCTGGCCAAGCTGCTCGCGCGCGAGACGCCCGGCCAGGCGCGCAACGAGCTGGAGGCGCTCCTCCAGGGGGCCCGCGCCATCGAGACCAACGCGAAGTTCGAGGGGATCCAGAAGATCGTGGACTCCTCGCGCGACAAGTTCGTCGTCTTCACCCAGTTCCGCGCGACCCTCGAGTTCCTGGCCCGGTCGCTGCGCGGGCTGGGGGTGAAGACGGCAGTCTTCCACGGAGCGCTCTCCCTTCGCGAGAAGGAGGCGGCGATCGCGCAGTTCAAGGACCGCGCCCGCGTGCTCGTGAGCACGGAGGCGGGCGGCGAGGGGAGAAACCTCCAGTTCTGCCACCTGCTCGTCAACTACGACCTCCCCTGGAACCCGATGCGGATCGAGCAGCGGATCGGGCGCCTCCACCGGCTGGGGCAGACGCACGACGTGCGCGTCTTCAACTTCACCGCGAAGAACACCGTCGAGAACTACGTGCTCGAGATCGTGCACGAGAAGATCAACCTCTTCCGCGCTGTGATCGGAGACATGGACATGGTGCTCGGACCCTACGCCGAGGCCGGATCGTTCGAGGACGCCGTCTTCACGATCTGGGCGAACGCGAAAGGGGAGCGGGACCTGGAGCGGGAGTTCGGCAAGCTGGGCGCGGCGCTCCTGGTGGGGCGCAAGCGCTACGAGGCGGTCGAGGACCTCGACCGGAAGCTCCTGGACGGAGTGGAGAATGGCGACACGTAA
- a CDS encoding MBL fold metallo-hydrolase, protein MRVTFWGAARTVTGSKHLLAGRQGTVLLDCGLFQGRRAESMARNQALPFHAGSVDALVLTHAHIDHSGAIPLLVKSGFEGPIHATAATADLCRAMLLDAAHIQMKDAEYMNRRRGGRHGRERLIPLYDTRDVERTLEQFRPHPYGEVFEVRPDLSVAFHEAGHILGSAHVEARWKENGRSGSLVFTGDLGRLHRPIIRDPAPLPHADHLITEGTYGGKIHPDEPSLLAALERVVREAVDRGGRIVIPAFAVGRTQEVVHALSRLEAEKRIPSLPVYLDSPLANEVQAIVARHTEVFDDETCAALARGEDPLGMRRVIAVRDPEESKKLNEKPGTFVTIAASGMCEAGRILHHLRHTVEDPRHTILIVGYQAEGTLGKRLVDRLPEVRIFGDPHAVRARVEVLNGFSAHADHPALVAQAECCAPSAGCAIVHADLLRAEALRAALRPGFNCRIPTEGETWDLG, encoded by the coding sequence GTGCGCGTCACCTTCTGGGGCGCGGCACGCACCGTGACCGGATCGAAGCACCTCCTCGCCGGACGCCAGGGAACGGTGCTGCTGGACTGCGGCCTCTTCCAGGGGCGCCGCGCCGAGTCCATGGCGAGGAACCAGGCGCTCCCGTTCCACGCGGGTTCCGTGGACGCGCTGGTGCTCACGCACGCGCACATCGATCACTCGGGCGCGATTCCCCTCCTGGTGAAGAGCGGTTTCGAGGGGCCGATCCACGCCACCGCCGCGACGGCGGACCTCTGCCGCGCGATGCTCCTCGACGCCGCGCACATCCAGATGAAGGACGCCGAGTACATGAACCGGCGCCGCGGGGGCCGCCACGGGCGCGAGCGGCTGATCCCCCTGTACGACACCCGCGACGTCGAGCGCACGCTGGAGCAGTTCCGTCCGCACCCCTACGGCGAGGTCTTCGAGGTCCGGCCCGACCTCTCGGTCGCCTTCCACGAGGCGGGGCACATCCTGGGCTCGGCCCACGTGGAGGCCCGCTGGAAGGAGAACGGGCGCTCCGGCTCGCTGGTCTTCACCGGCGACCTGGGGCGGCTGCACCGTCCCATCATCCGCGACCCGGCCCCGCTCCCGCACGCGGACCATCTGATCACGGAGGGGACCTACGGCGGAAAGATCCACCCCGACGAGCCCTCGCTCCTGGCCGCGCTCGAGCGCGTGGTGCGCGAGGCGGTGGATCGGGGCGGCCGGATCGTGATCCCCGCCTTCGCCGTCGGACGGACGCAGGAGGTGGTGCACGCGCTGAGCCGGCTGGAGGCCGAGAAGCGGATTCCCTCCCTCCCCGTCTACCTGGACAGCCCGCTCGCCAACGAGGTGCAGGCGATCGTGGCGCGGCACACGGAGGTCTTCGACGACGAGACCTGCGCGGCGCTCGCGCGCGGCGAGGACCCCCTCGGCATGAGGCGTGTGATCGCCGTGCGCGATCCGGAGGAGTCGAAGAAGCTGAACGAGAAGCCCGGCACGTTCGTGACGATCGCGGCCTCGGGGATGTGCGAGGCGGGGCGCATCCTCCATCACCTCCGCCACACCGTGGAGGATCCGCGCCACACCATCCTGATCGTCGGCTACCAGGCGGAGGGGACGCTGGGGAAGCGCCTGGTGGACCGGCTGCCCGAGGTCCGGATCTTCGGAGATCCGCATGCCGTGCGCGCCCGCGTGGAGGTGCTGAACGGATTCAGCGCGCACGCCGACCATCCCGCGCTGGTGGCTCAGGCCGAGTGCTGCGCCCCCTCGGCCGGATGCGCCATCGTGCACGCCGACCTCCTGCGCGCCGAAGCGCTCCGGGCCGCGCTGCGGCCCGGCTTCAACTGCCGCATCCCGACCGAGGGCGAGACGTGGGACCTCGGATGA
- a CDS encoding methylated-DNA--[protein]-cysteine S-methyltransferase translates to MKTKKRAAKAERRGQLQLEPLAVASVRTPAGTITVVCSAAGLREVHLGAAETRRREARARGIRYVRRPRWTAGAKAAMRRFTRGGAVPATLPLDLACGTPFQRRVWEATRAVPWGEVVSYAEIARRAGAPRAVRAVGNALGENPVPIVVPCHRVVHSGGSIGGFTSGLDWKRYLLSLEGGQLELEWRKPRRGVLGLLRAAGRAAGRAGGR, encoded by the coding sequence ATGAAGACGAAGAAGCGCGCGGCGAAGGCGGAACGGCGCGGGCAGCTCCAGCTGGAGCCGCTCGCGGTGGCATCGGTCCGGACTCCCGCGGGAACGATCACGGTCGTCTGCAGCGCCGCGGGGCTGCGCGAGGTGCACCTGGGCGCCGCGGAAACGCGCCGCCGCGAGGCGCGGGCGCGGGGGATCCGCTACGTGCGGCGGCCGCGCTGGACTGCGGGGGCGAAAGCCGCGATGCGGCGCTTCACGCGCGGCGGCGCCGTCCCGGCGACCCTGCCGCTCGATCTTGCCTGCGGCACGCCGTTCCAGCGACGCGTGTGGGAGGCGACGCGGGCGGTGCCCTGGGGCGAGGTGGTCTCGTACGCCGAGATCGCCCGGCGCGCCGGCGCGCCGCGAGCGGTCCGCGCCGTGGGGAACGCGCTCGGCGAGAACCCGGTGCCGATCGTCGTCCCGTGCCATCGCGTGGTCCACTCCGGCGGCTCGATCGGCGGATTCACGTCGGGGCTCGACTGGAAGCGCTACCTGCTCTCGCTGGAGGGCGGTCAGCTGGAGCTGGAGTGGCGGAAGCCGCGACGGGGGGTGCTGGGACTGCTGCGCGCCGCGGGGCGGGCGGCCGGCCGGGCGGGAGGTCGTTGA
- a CDS encoding proline--tRNA ligase, translating to MRFSQAFIPTLKEDPADAELVSHRLMIRAGMLRKHAAGIYSLLPLGWRTASKLMRIVREELNREGAQELSLPILMPSELWVESGRWEKYGKELFRQKDRHDREYAVGPTNEEAVVDLVRSHVRSYRDLPLNLYQIGVKFRDEIRPRFGVMRAREFLMKDGYSFHVDEASLDVGYEAMRRAYTAIFRRCGLSFVVVEADSGAIGGDVNHEFMVTADSGESEVFSSACGYAASSESAKFALPPAPHEAEAPLAERETPGKKTVEEVAAFLGVTSDRLLKTLVFWAGGDPILAVVPGDRELNEAKLSRYLGGAPVRLAAAAEIEQLTGGPMGFTGPVGLESRIRTIWDPSVQEGKNWVAGGNKKDVHLVNVRLGRDAAAKERADIATARRGDRCPRCGDELVVSRGIEVGHIFKLGTRYSEPMKARFLDAAGAEKTIVMGTYGIGITRTVAAVIEQSHDENGIVWPMPLAPFHVHVLAVNTKHEPSRDTAEKLAADLESRGVEVLLDDRDERPGAKFKDADLLGMPLRVTVGERGLAEGVVELRDRKTGEVEKVPVGEAVSLTAKRVHGALEESR from the coding sequence ATGCGCTTTTCCCAGGCGTTCATCCCGACCCTGAAGGAAGACCCGGCCGACGCCGAGCTGGTGAGCCACCGCCTCATGATCCGCGCCGGCATGCTGCGCAAGCACGCGGCGGGGATCTACAGCCTGCTCCCGCTCGGCTGGCGCACCGCCTCGAAGCTGATGCGCATCGTGCGCGAGGAGCTGAACCGCGAGGGAGCCCAGGAGCTGTCGCTCCCGATCCTCATGCCGAGCGAGCTCTGGGTCGAGTCGGGGCGCTGGGAGAAGTACGGGAAGGAGCTCTTCCGGCAGAAGGACCGCCACGACCGCGAGTACGCCGTGGGACCGACGAACGAGGAGGCGGTGGTCGACCTGGTGCGGAGCCACGTGCGCTCTTACCGGGACCTGCCGCTCAACCTCTACCAGATCGGCGTCAAATTCCGCGACGAGATCCGCCCGCGCTTCGGCGTCATGCGCGCGCGGGAATTCCTCATGAAGGACGGCTACTCGTTCCACGTGGACGAGGCGTCGCTCGACGTGGGGTACGAGGCGATGCGGCGCGCCTACACGGCGATCTTCCGCCGCTGCGGGCTCTCCTTCGTCGTGGTGGAAGCCGACTCGGGAGCGATCGGGGGGGACGTGAACCACGAGTTCATGGTCACCGCCGACTCGGGGGAATCGGAGGTCTTCTCGTCGGCGTGCGGCTACGCCGCGTCGTCGGAGAGCGCGAAGTTCGCGCTGCCGCCGGCGCCGCACGAGGCGGAGGCGCCGCTCGCCGAGCGGGAGACGCCGGGGAAGAAGACGGTCGAGGAAGTGGCAGCGTTCCTGGGCGTGACGAGCGACCGGCTGTTGAAGACGCTCGTCTTCTGGGCCGGCGGCGATCCGATCCTCGCGGTCGTGCCGGGCGATCGCGAGCTGAACGAGGCCAAGCTGAGCCGCTACCTGGGCGGCGCGCCGGTGCGCCTCGCCGCCGCGGCGGAGATCGAGCAGCTCACGGGCGGCCCGATGGGCTTCACCGGCCCCGTCGGGCTGGAGTCGCGCATCCGCACGATCTGGGACCCCTCGGTGCAGGAAGGGAAGAACTGGGTCGCGGGCGGGAACAAGAAGGACGTCCACCTGGTGAACGTGCGCCTGGGCCGGGACGCCGCCGCCAAGGAGCGCGCCGATATCGCTACCGCGCGCCGCGGCGACCGCTGTCCGCGCTGCGGCGACGAGCTGGTCGTCTCGCGCGGCATCGAGGTGGGGCACATCTTCAAGCTCGGCACCCGCTACTCGGAGCCGATGAAAGCGCGCTTCCTGGACGCGGCGGGAGCGGAGAAGACCATCGTCATGGGAACCTACGGGATCGGGATCACCCGCACCGTCGCGGCGGTCATCGAGCAGTCGCACGACGAGAACGGCATCGTCTGGCCGATGCCGCTCGCGCCGTTCCACGTCCACGTGCTCGCCGTGAACACGAAGCACGAGCCGTCGCGCGACACCGCGGAGAAGCTGGCGGCGGATTTGGAGTCGCGCGGCGTCGAGGTGCTGCTCGACGACCGCGACGAGCGCCCCGGCGCCAAGTTCAAGGACGCCGACCTGCTTGGGATGCCGCTGCGCGTGACGGTGGGCGAACGGGGGCTCGCGGAAGGCGTCGTGGAGCTGCGCGACCGAAAGACGGGGGAAGTGGAGAAAGTCCCGGTCGGCGAGGCCGTGAGCCTGACAGCGAAGCGCGTGCATGGAGCGTTGGAGGAGAGCCGATGA
- the uvrC gene encoding excinuclease ABC subunit UvrC codes for MTPSTLESQIAALPAQPGVYIFRGSKGELLYVGKAKRLDHRVRSHFANPEQIGPKQVGLIRRVTDVEYIAAESEIDALLLEATLVRERQPPYNIRLKDDKRYPYVRVSWQEPYPRVTLVRRVEKDGARYFGPYTEVSALRSLLRHIQTIFPIRTCRDIDAHIAARKECLDFHIGRCTGPCIAMQSQDDYRAMVDQFCDFLAGKRERVVEKLRALQLDAAERREYERAGRLRDQIRRLESILARQRMVDVGHRPVDVVGWTRGGDQTCVAVLKIRERRVLSRDVRWLKGTGGADDADLLRSFVALYYAGSESVPSTLIAEAADGDRELLESYLSRRADAPVRVRPPRGTGEQALARMARRNAAFLLAKEKGEATKGLEGMSGEEALDLQRALGLPAMPRRIRCFDVSNLFGTHVVASMVTFLDGAPYKSEYRRYRIRAVAGQDDFASMAEVVSRHAQRVAIQDLSAADLIVIDGGVGQLESARRAAIGTPLETVPVVGLAKRLEEIVIPGRREPLRLSRRAPGLKLLMRVRDEAHRFAVTYHRTLRGRAASESALDQVKGLGPKRRAMLLARFGSVTRLRNEPIETIASVPGIGKRMAERILETVGAGSEGGSGS; via the coding sequence ATGACGCCATCCACGCTCGAATCCCAGATCGCCGCCCTTCCCGCCCAGCCCGGGGTCTACATCTTCCGGGGCTCGAAAGGGGAGCTGCTCTATGTCGGCAAGGCGAAGCGGCTGGATCATCGTGTGCGGTCCCACTTCGCCAACCCCGAGCAGATCGGCCCGAAGCAGGTGGGGCTGATCCGGCGCGTGACCGACGTCGAGTACATCGCGGCCGAGTCGGAGATCGACGCGCTCCTCCTCGAGGCGACGCTCGTCCGCGAGCGGCAGCCGCCGTACAACATCCGGCTCAAGGACGACAAGCGCTACCCCTACGTGCGCGTCTCCTGGCAGGAGCCCTATCCGCGCGTCACGCTGGTGCGGCGTGTCGAGAAGGACGGGGCCCGGTACTTCGGGCCCTACACCGAGGTGAGCGCGCTCCGGTCGCTCCTGCGCCACATCCAGACGATCTTCCCGATCCGGACCTGCCGCGACATCGACGCGCATATCGCGGCGCGGAAGGAGTGCCTCGACTTCCACATTGGGCGCTGCACCGGACCGTGCATCGCGATGCAGAGCCAGGACGACTACCGCGCCATGGTGGACCAGTTCTGCGATTTCCTCGCGGGGAAGCGCGAGCGCGTCGTGGAGAAGCTCCGCGCGCTCCAGCTGGACGCGGCCGAGCGCCGCGAGTACGAGCGCGCGGGGCGCCTTCGCGACCAGATCCGCCGCCTCGAATCGATCCTGGCGCGGCAGCGGATGGTCGACGTGGGGCACCGGCCGGTGGACGTCGTGGGGTGGACGCGCGGCGGCGACCAGACCTGCGTCGCGGTGCTGAAGATCCGCGAGCGCCGGGTGCTCTCGCGCGACGTGCGCTGGCTCAAGGGCACCGGCGGCGCGGACGACGCCGACCTGCTTCGCTCCTTCGTCGCGCTCTATTACGCGGGCTCGGAGAGCGTCCCCTCGACGCTCATCGCCGAGGCCGCGGACGGCGATCGCGAGCTGCTCGAATCGTATCTTTCCCGGCGGGCAGACGCCCCGGTGCGCGTCCGGCCGCCCCGAGGCACGGGGGAGCAGGCGCTCGCGCGCATGGCGCGGCGGAACGCGGCGTTTTTGCTCGCGAAGGAGAAGGGCGAGGCGACGAAGGGCCTGGAGGGGATGTCCGGGGAGGAGGCGCTGGATCTCCAGCGCGCGCTGGGCCTGCCGGCGATGCCACGGCGCATCCGCTGCTTCGACGTCTCGAACCTCTTCGGAACGCACGTCGTCGCTTCGATGGTGACGTTCCTGGACGGGGCGCCCTACAAGTCGGAGTACCGCCGGTATCGCATCCGCGCCGTCGCGGGGCAGGACGACTTCGCCTCCATGGCCGAGGTCGTGTCGCGCCACGCGCAGCGGGTCGCGATCCAGGACCTCTCGGCGGCCGACCTGATCGTGATCGACGGTGGCGTCGGGCAGCTGGAATCGGCGCGCCGCGCCGCGATCGGGACGCCGCTCGAGACGGTGCCGGTCGTGGGGCTGGCGAAGCGTCTGGAGGAGATCGTGATCCCGGGCCGGCGCGAGCCGCTCCGGCTCTCGCGCCGCGCGCCGGGGCTCAAGCTGCTCATGCGCGTGCGCGACGAGGCGCACCGCTTCGCGGTGACCTATCACCGCACGCTCCGGGGGCGCGCCGCGAGCGAGTCGGCTCTGGATCAGGTGAAGGGACTCGGGCCCAAGCGCCGCGCGATGCTGCTCGCGCGCTTCGGCTCGGTGACGCGGCTCCGCAACGAGCCGATCGAGACGATCGCGTCCGTGCCCGGGATCGGAAAGCGGATGGCGGAACGGATTCTCGAGACGGTCGGGGCGGGGAGCGAAGGGGGGAGTGGGTCATGA
- a CDS encoding dihydrodipicolinate reductase C-terminal domain-containing protein, translated as MGGSAAVVPILLFGATGRMGRAIRAALAASEASERGRFSLRGCVARSHDGEPHPEGCVWFGPDALGKPEGLASLPPDLVVVDVSLASGTETLLGALEALPRALVAATSGLSPATEERIARLAARAPVLRARNLSPGIAVLSAVLRALPPGARGLYDADVVEHHHAAKKDAPSGTAIALGELLRGVGTERRPGGVATHSLRGGSAPGTHEIVLSGEGETLTLGHAVQDRAVFARGALRAARFLHGRKPGLYSFEDALTEA; from the coding sequence GTGGGCGGTTCCGCGGCCGTCGTTCCCATCCTTCTCTTCGGCGCGACCGGCCGCATGGGACGGGCGATTCGAGCCGCCCTGGCGGCCTCGGAGGCTTCCGAGCGGGGGAGGTTCTCGCTCCGGGGATGCGTGGCGCGCTCGCACGACGGCGAACCGCATCCCGAGGGGTGCGTCTGGTTCGGCCCCGACGCGCTGGGGAAGCCCGAGGGCCTCGCGTCCCTTCCGCCCGATCTGGTCGTGGTCGACGTGAGCCTCGCCAGCGGCACCGAGACGCTCCTCGGAGCCCTCGAGGCGCTGCCCCGGGCGCTCGTGGCCGCGACCTCCGGACTATCCCCCGCGACCGAGGAGCGGATCGCGCGGCTCGCCGCGCGGGCGCCCGTCCTGCGCGCGCGGAACCTGAGCCCGGGGATCGCGGTCCTCTCCGCCGTGCTGCGCGCCCTCCCGCCCGGTGCGCGCGGGCTCTACGATGCCGACGTCGTGGAGCATCACCACGCCGCGAAGAAGGATGCGCCGAGCGGCACGGCGATCGCGCTCGGCGAGCTGCTTCGCGGCGTGGGCACCGAGCGGCGCCCCGGCGGCGTGGCGACGCACTCCCTTCGGGGCGGCAGCGCTCCCGGGACGCACGAGATCGTGCTGAGCGGCGAGGGGGAAACGCTCACCCTGGGCCACGCCGTGCAGGACCGCGCCGTCTTCGCGCGCGGCGCGCTCCGGGCCGCGCGCTTCCTCCACGGACGGAAGCCCGGCCTCTACTCGTTCGAAGACGCGTTGACCGAAGCCTAG